In Cicer arietinum cultivar CDC Frontier isolate Library 1 chromosome 1, Cicar.CDCFrontier_v2.0, whole genome shotgun sequence, one DNA window encodes the following:
- the LOC113787783 gene encoding secreted RxLR effector protein 161-like, with amino-acid sequence MENNKESATPMGSRTYVDKDESDISIDISKYRGMIGSLLYLTTSRPYIMFSVCFCARFQTDPKELYLVEVKRIMKYLKETTNFGLWYPKISISSLVGYSDYDYAGCKTDWKITSGTCDILGNALVSWSCKKQACVALTTVEAEYIAAGSCCTHRLYGSSNNYMTMDLISDASH; translated from the coding sequence AtggaaaacaacaaagaaagtgCAACTCCTATGGGCTCCAGAacctatgttgataaagatgaatCTGATATTTCaatagatatatcaaaatatcgaggtatgattgggtCTCTTTTATATCTAACGACCAGCCGACcatatattatgtttagtgtctgcTTCTGTGCAAGATTTCAGACAGATCCTAAAGAATTGTATCTCGTAGAAGTGAAgagaattatgaaatatttgaaagaaacaacCAATTTTGGCTTATGGTATCCAAAGATTAGCATATCCAGTCTAGTTGGATATTCTGATTATGACTATGCAGGATGTAAAACAGATTGGAAAATCACAAGTGGCACTTGCGATATCTTAGGTAATGCATTAGTATCATGGTCctgtaaaaagcaagcttgtgtggCACTAACTACTGTTGAAGCCGAGTACATAGCAGCAGGAAGTTGCTGCACACACAGATTATATGGTTCAAGCAACAATTATATGACTATGGACTTAATCTCGGATGCATCCCACTAA
- the LOC101495276 gene encoding protein neprosin-like — MEANFGFEKNWVRKVVFCLCLFLVLSAPLTCAGRTTLSTTTTGGSGGSIQKLEVQKHLKNLNRQPVKTIKSPDGDIIDCVHVSHQPAFDHPDLKNHKIQVRPNFHPEGKTFGESKIKASSNSKPITQLWHKNGRCSEGTIPIRRTKKDDILRASSVQKFGKKNQRSIPQPKPAKPLPDIITQSGHQHAIAYVEGDDFYGAKATINVWDPKIQQPNEFSLSQMWILAGSFGQDLNSIEAGWQVSPDLYGDNNTRLFTYWTSDAYQATGCYNLLCSGFVQINNDIALGASIFPLSNYGSSQYDISILVWKDPKEGNWWMQFGNDHVLGYWPAPLFSYLTESASMIEWGGEVVNSESDGQHTSTQMGSGHFPHEGFGKASYFKNIQIVDGDNKLRAPKDLGTYTEQQNCYNLKTGSAGDWGSYFYYGGPGRNPNCP, encoded by the exons ATGGAGGCCAATTTTGGATTTGAGAAGAATTGGGTTAGGAAGGTTGTGTTCtgtttgtgtttgtttttggTTTTGTCGGCTCCTTTAACTTGTGCTGGTAGAACCACCCTTAGCACCACCACCACTGGCGGCAGCGGTGGTTCAATTCAGAAACTTGAAGTTCAGAAGCACTTGAAGAATTTGAACAGGCAACCTGTTAAGACTATCAAG AGTCCTGATGGAGATATTATTGACTGTGTTCATGTTTCACACCAACCAGCTTTTGATCACCCTGACCTCAAAAATCACAAAATTCAG GTGAGGCCAAATTTCCATCCAGAAGGGAAAACTTTTGGAGAGAGCAAAATCAAAGCCTCTTCAAATTCCAAGCCTATAACTCAGCTTTGGCACAAAAATGGGAGGTGTTCTGAAGGAACAATTCCTATCAGAAGGACTAAAAAGGATGACATATTAAGGGCTAGTTCTGTCCAGAAATTTGGAAAGAAGAATCAAAGAAGTATCCCTCAGCCAAAACCTGCAAAACCCTTACCTGACATCATCACTCAGAGTGGCCATCAG CATGCCATAGCTTATGTGGAGGGAGATGATTTCTATGGAGCAAAAGCAACCATAAACGTTTGGGACCCAAAAATTCAACAACCTAATGAATTCAGCCTGTCACAAATGTGGATTTTGGCTGGTTCCTTTGGTCAAGATCTCAATAGCATTGAAGCAGGCTGGCAG GTCAGTCCAGATTTGTATGGTGACAATAACACTAGACTCTTCACTTATTGGACA AGTGATGCATATCAAGCAACTGGTTGTTATAATCTTCTTTGCTCTGGTTTTGTTCAAATTAACAATGATATAGCCCTTGGAGCAAGTATATTCCCACTTTCTAACTATGGTTCTTCCCAATATGATATAAGCATTTTGGTCTGGAAG GACCCAAAAGAGGGAAATTGGTGGATGCAATTTGGGAATGACCATGTTCTAGGATACTGGCCAGCTCCTTTATTCTCTTACCTCACTGAGAGTGCCTCAATGATTGAATGGGGAGGTGAAGTTGTGAACTCTGAGTCTGATGGTCAACACACCTCAACACAAATGGGAAGTGGACATTTTCCTCATGAAGGTTTTGGAAAAGCTAGTTATTTCAAGAACATTCAAATTGTTGATGGTGACAACAAACTAAGGGCTCCAAAAGATCTTGGTACTTATACTGAGCAACAAAATTGCTATAATCTCAAAACTGGTAGTGCTGGTGATTGGGGCAGTTATTTCTATTACGGTGGTCCTGGAAGAAACCCTAATTGTCCATGA